A window from Streptomyces sp. NBC_00299 encodes these proteins:
- a CDS encoding TetR-like C-terminal domain-containing protein, whose product MARAGLTADRLAAAAAELADEVGFENVSLSALARHFGVKDASLYSHVRNLQDLRTRVALLAGGEMIDRIAAAVAGRAGKDALAAFADAYREYALEHPGRYAATQIRIDQALVADSPALRRTAEITYGMLRAYGLEEPDLTDAVRLLRSTFHGYCALESTGAFGAPRDVRESWERAVDALHVALANWPRSEQGGQPPQAPR is encoded by the coding sequence ATGGCCCGCGCTGGACTCACCGCCGACCGCCTCGCCGCGGCCGCCGCCGAACTCGCCGACGAGGTCGGGTTCGAGAACGTCAGCCTGTCCGCGCTGGCCCGGCACTTCGGGGTGAAGGACGCGAGTCTGTACTCGCACGTCCGCAATCTCCAGGACCTGCGGACCCGCGTCGCCCTGCTGGCGGGCGGCGAGATGATCGACCGGATCGCCGCCGCCGTCGCCGGACGGGCCGGCAAGGACGCGCTGGCCGCGTTCGCGGACGCGTACCGGGAGTACGCCCTTGAGCACCCGGGCCGCTATGCGGCGACGCAGATCCGCATCGACCAGGCGCTCGTCGCCGACTCCCCCGCCTTGCGCCGCACCGCCGAGATCACCTACGGGATGCTCCGCGCGTACGGCCTGGAGGAACCCGACCTCACCGACGCCGTCCGCCTGCTGCGCAGTACCTTCCACGGCTACTGCGCCCTGGAGTCCACCGGCGCCTTCGGCGCTCCCCGCGACGTACGGGAGTCCTGGGAGCGTGCCGTCGACGCCCTGCACGTGGCGCTCGCGAACTGGCCGCGCAGCGAGCAGGGCGGGCAGCCACCCCAGGCGCCACGCTGA
- a CDS encoding NUDIX hydrolase gives MTMDIPGDRRLAAAVVMDDKQRVLLVRRSERERFLPRVWGVPCGKLEPGESAEDGALRELKEETGLLGEVVRKVGESSFLSDYRGHEIKNWQENFLVRPLSTAVTLPEPDQAAAWLDRTELTTVEIDEYNLDIVRQAFTRP, from the coding sequence ATGACCATGGACATCCCCGGCGACAGGCGACTGGCGGCCGCCGTCGTGATGGACGACAAGCAGCGGGTGCTTCTGGTGCGCCGCAGCGAGAGGGAGCGGTTCCTGCCCCGGGTGTGGGGTGTCCCCTGCGGGAAGCTGGAGCCCGGCGAGAGTGCCGAGGACGGGGCCCTGCGTGAGCTGAAGGAAGAGACCGGACTGCTCGGCGAGGTCGTCCGCAAGGTCGGCGAGTCGTCCTTCCTCAGCGACTACCGGGGTCACGAGATCAAGAACTGGCAGGAGAACTTCCTGGTCAGGCCCCTGTCCACTGCGGTCACCCTGCCCGAGCCCGACCAGGCGGCCGCCTGGCTCGACCGGACCGAGCTGACGACCGTCGAGATCGACGAGTACAACCTCGACATCGTGCGGCAGGCGTTCACACGGCCCTGA
- a CDS encoding isocitrate lyase/PEP mutase family protein: MTTFAELHHGDRPLLLPNAWDHASARALADQGFRAIGTTSLGVAAAAGLPDGASETRDETLRLALALGSDPYLLSVDAEDGYSEDPDEVGEFARHLTAVGAVGINLEDRLGSTALHAAKIAAVKSAAPGLFVNARTDTYWLADGEGTIDRLDAYQQAGADCVFVPGLSEPTQIAALVRHVDVPLNILYAPTGPALPHLADLGVRRVSLGSLLYRRALGAALQAVEAIREGRVPGGTAPAYGAVDALARRGEPGVSGRPDSQRR, encoded by the coding sequence ATGACCACGTTCGCCGAACTCCACCACGGCGACCGGCCCCTGCTGCTCCCCAACGCCTGGGACCACGCCTCGGCGCGGGCCCTCGCAGACCAGGGGTTCCGCGCGATCGGCACGACGAGCCTCGGTGTCGCAGCGGCCGCCGGTCTGCCCGACGGGGCCTCGGAGACCCGTGACGAGACACTGCGGCTCGCCCTGGCCCTCGGCTCGGATCCCTACCTTCTCTCCGTCGACGCGGAGGACGGTTACAGCGAGGATCCCGACGAGGTGGGGGAGTTCGCGCGGCACCTGACGGCTGTCGGAGCCGTCGGGATCAACCTGGAGGACCGTCTCGGTTCCACGGCGCTGCATGCCGCGAAGATCGCAGCGGTCAAGTCGGCGGCACCGGGTCTCTTCGTCAACGCCCGCACCGACACGTACTGGCTGGCAGACGGCGAGGGGACGATCGACCGGCTCGACGCCTATCAACAGGCGGGCGCCGACTGCGTGTTCGTGCCTGGGCTCAGTGAGCCCACTCAAATCGCCGCCCTGGTGAGGCACGTCGACGTTCCCCTCAACATCCTCTACGCACCGACCGGCCCGGCTCTCCCGCACCTGGCCGACCTCGGTGTTCGCCGTGTCAGTCTCGGCTCGCTGCTCTACCGGCGGGCGCTGGGAGCGGCGTTGCAAGCGGTCGAGGCGATCAGGGAGGGCCGGGTGCCGGGCGGGACCGCCCCGGCGTACGGGGCCGTGGACGCCCTCGCCCGCCGGGGCGAGCCGGGCGTCTCGGGGCGACCTGACTCACAGCGACGGTAG
- a CDS encoding DUF2264 domain-containing protein, which produces MHLPPEDRTRSPRTGYTRAHWEAAADALLAAVEPYATEDRALYHLPGDHESWSGRLSDGLEGYARTLLLAAFRRDETALERYADGLAAGVGGIWPRVEDRSQPLVEAASIALALRLTRPLLWDRLDDPVRQRAAAWLGDALTAEAWPCNWELFPVTVGGFLQEIGHEAEESRKAIDRGLERIEKWYVGGGWYTDGDGRKFDYYNGWAMHLYPVLHAWLAQDERLLELYGGRLSRHLEDYARLFGGDGGPLHQGRSLTYRFATTAPLWLGALTGRTPLAAGETRRISSGALKYFLERGAVDANGLLTLGWHGPDEALLQGYSGPASPYWASKGFLGLLLPADHDVWTAQEEPAPAEREDAVTAIAAPNWLVQSTSSDGVVRLHNHGSEDVRYDPYYTRLAYSTATTPAPSYDNSVIVGDDPSRMDIVPLGAGEGWAASRHSGGGGTRVTSVVLAQGAVEVRAHLVAGAAPGTPVRITGWAARDGVRAELRPAARLDDDLTGVTDAGPTLFVALARLTAEPEPAPLDALATVRVDDDGGIHVRWNEGRAVRVRLADGEGVQVRVSD; this is translated from the coding sequence ATGCACCTGCCTCCCGAAGACCGCACCCGCAGCCCGCGCACCGGCTACACCCGCGCCCACTGGGAGGCGGCCGCCGACGCCCTGCTCGCCGCGGTCGAGCCGTACGCCACCGAGGACCGCGCCCTCTACCACCTCCCCGGCGACCACGAGAGCTGGTCGGGCCGCCTCTCCGACGGACTGGAGGGCTACGCCCGTACGCTGCTCCTGGCGGCGTTCCGCCGGGACGAGACGGCGTTGGAGCGCTATGCCGACGGCCTCGCGGCCGGCGTCGGCGGCATCTGGCCCCGCGTCGAGGACCGCAGCCAGCCCTTGGTGGAGGCGGCCTCGATCGCGCTCGCGCTGCGGCTGACGCGGCCGTTGCTGTGGGACCGGCTGGACGACCCGGTGCGGCAGCGGGCGGCGGCCTGGCTCGGCGACGCCCTGACCGCCGAGGCCTGGCCCTGCAACTGGGAGCTGTTCCCGGTGACCGTGGGCGGCTTTCTCCAGGAGATCGGCCATGAGGCCGAGGAGTCGCGCAAGGCGATCGACCGGGGGCTGGAGCGCATCGAGAAGTGGTACGTCGGGGGCGGCTGGTACACGGACGGCGACGGCCGCAAGTTCGACTACTACAACGGCTGGGCCATGCACCTGTACCCCGTGCTGCACGCCTGGCTGGCGCAGGACGAACGGCTCCTCGAACTGTACGGCGGCCGCCTCTCCCGGCATCTTGAGGACTACGCCCGCCTGTTCGGCGGCGACGGCGGCCCCCTGCACCAGGGCCGCTCCCTGACCTACCGTTTCGCGACGACCGCCCCCCTGTGGCTGGGTGCCCTCACGGGCCGCACACCGCTCGCGGCAGGGGAGACCCGAAGGATCTCCTCCGGCGCACTCAAGTACTTCCTCGAGCGGGGAGCCGTGGACGCGAACGGCCTGCTGACCCTCGGCTGGCACGGCCCCGACGAGGCACTCCTCCAGGGCTATTCGGGCCCGGCGTCCCCGTACTGGGCGAGTAAGGGCTTCCTCGGTCTGCTCCTGCCCGCGGATCACGATGTCTGGACGGCGCAGGAGGAACCCGCCCCTGCCGAGCGCGAGGACGCGGTCACCGCCATCGCCGCCCCCAACTGGCTTGTTCAGTCAACGAGTTCGGACGGAGTGGTGCGCCTCCACAACCATGGCAGCGAGGACGTCCGCTACGACCCGTACTACACGCGGCTCGCCTACTCGACGGCGACGACGCCCGCACCGTCGTACGACAACAGCGTGATCGTCGGCGACGATCCGAGCCGCATGGACATCGTGCCGCTCGGCGCGGGGGAGGGCTGGGCGGCCTCACGGCACTCGGGCGGTGGCGGAACCCGGGTGACGAGCGTGGTGCTCGCGCAGGGGGCCGTGGAGGTGCGGGCCCACCTGGTGGCGGGCGCGGCGCCGGGGACGCCGGTCCGGATCACGGGCTGGGCGGCGCGGGACGGGGTCCGCGCCGAACTCCGCCCTGCCGCCCGGCTCGACGACGACCTCACCGGCGTCACCGACGCCGGACCGACCCTTTTCGTCGCCCTCGCCCGGCTCACGGCCGAACCGGAACCCGCCCCGCTGGACGCGCTGGCGACCGTGCGCGTGGACGACGACGGCGGGATCCACGTCCGCTGGAACGAAGGCCGTGCGGTCCGCGTGCGGTTGGCGGACGGTGAAGGCGTCCAGGTGCGGGTCAGCGACTGA
- a CDS encoding rhamnogalacturonan acetylesterase: MRRFSAVVLVAATMGAALAAVPAQAAHAHCTATACHFDVPPGTYDVKVLLGGEAASSTRVTAETRRTLLPETAVQAGKRVARSFTVNVRTPEGEPTGADGTPGLDLQLGGSAPALADIEVTKARHARQILLVGDSTVCDQPGDPYSGWGQQLPQYLRKGLSVANYADSGESTVSYLADSRLWATVQPRIRRGDLVLIQLAHNDKTTDGATYRANLETLAAGVRAKGGKPVLVTPIVRRWFNADGTLNNDTALLVNGLGVDHPAVIRSVAAAHDVPLIDLTAKTKARVESLGVEASKALYLYNEKRDNTHTSVHGATTYASLVRDELVARHLVPKRLMRVG; the protein is encoded by the coding sequence GTGAGACGTTTCAGCGCCGTCGTACTGGTGGCGGCCACCATGGGTGCCGCGCTGGCGGCGGTACCGGCCCAGGCCGCCCACGCCCACTGCACCGCCACCGCCTGCCACTTCGACGTCCCGCCCGGAACGTACGACGTGAAGGTGCTCCTCGGCGGCGAGGCCGCGTCGAGCACGCGCGTCACCGCGGAGACCCGCCGCACCCTGCTCCCCGAGACGGCGGTCCAGGCCGGCAAGCGCGTCGCCCGCAGCTTCACCGTGAACGTCCGCACCCCCGAGGGCGAGCCCACCGGAGCCGACGGAACGCCCGGCCTGGACCTGCAACTCGGCGGCTCGGCCCCCGCCCTCGCCGACATCGAGGTCACCAAGGCCCGGCATGCCCGCCAGATCCTCCTCGTCGGCGACTCCACGGTCTGCGACCAGCCCGGCGACCCGTACTCCGGCTGGGGCCAGCAGCTGCCGCAGTACCTGCGCAAGGGCCTGTCCGTCGCCAACTACGCCGACTCCGGCGAGAGCACGGTCAGCTACCTCGCCGACTCCCGCCTGTGGGCCACCGTCCAGCCACGGATCCGGCGCGGCGACCTGGTCCTGATCCAGCTCGCCCACAACGACAAGACGACCGACGGGGCGACGTACCGCGCGAATCTGGAAACCCTGGCGGCGGGCGTACGGGCGAAGGGCGGGAAGCCGGTCCTGGTCACGCCCATCGTGCGCCGCTGGTTCAACGCCGACGGCACCCTGAACAACGACACGGCTCTGCTCGTGAACGGCCTGGGCGTGGACCACCCCGCCGTCATCCGCTCCGTCGCCGCCGCCCACGACGTCCCCCTGATCGACCTGACGGCGAAGACGAAGGCGCGGGTGGAGTCCCTCGGCGTCGAGGCGTCCAAGGCGCTCTACCTCTACAACGAGAAGCGGGACAACACCCACACCTCCGTACACGGCGCCACGACCTACGCGAGCCTGGTCCGCGACGAACTCGTCGCCCGGCATCTGGTGCCCAAGCGCCTGATGCGGGTGGGATGA
- a CDS encoding rhamnogalacturonan lyase B N-terminal domain-containing protein gives MSGSPDRSVRRRTFVLGATAAVGTAALAGTASAAAFGWSDDGSNYVVDTGADLVFKVSKNNGDLTSLVYRGTEYQGYGGMNSHIESGLGTSTVTIGQSGSTILISVAYGSLRHYYAARSGENNIYLWTNKADTSVSATRFILRVKKGLFLNDEPDSYTYAPTAIEASDVFAKSDGQTRSKHYAKRRVMDYDYVGWSAGGVGLWIVRSNHEKASGGPFYRSLLRHQSADGGGLYEILYYGQNQTEAQRFGLQGPYVIALTDGGAPSSSLFPGTLTTSWADSLGMSGYVGASGRGKVAGVGITGRNTAYPYTVGLANSAAQYWGSARASDGWFSIGGVLPGTYTLTVFKGELGVYTGSVTVTAGGTTTLNTIAVPSSNDPGNASAIWRIGDWNGTPGGFKNADLMTYAHPSDVRAAAWTGNVVIGNNETASFPCYLWKDVNSGLLVYFRLTAAQAAAAHTLRIGVTTAYANGRPQIGVNDWTSAIPSPPTQPGTRSLTNGSYRGNNHTFTYSVPASAWLTDTGQYNVLRIDVVSGSGSTGYLSAGTSIDAIDLLA, from the coding sequence ATGTCCGGATCCCCTGACAGATCCGTTCGCCGCCGCACCTTCGTCCTCGGCGCCACGGCCGCCGTCGGTACCGCGGCTCTCGCCGGGACAGCGAGCGCCGCGGCCTTCGGCTGGAGCGACGACGGCTCCAACTACGTCGTCGACACCGGCGCCGACCTCGTCTTCAAGGTCAGCAAGAACAACGGCGACCTGACCTCGCTGGTCTACCGCGGCACCGAATACCAGGGCTACGGCGGCATGAACTCGCACATCGAGTCCGGTCTCGGCACGTCCACCGTGACCATCGGACAGTCGGGTTCGACGATCCTGATCTCGGTCGCGTACGGCTCGCTGCGGCACTACTACGCCGCCCGCAGCGGTGAGAACAACATCTACCTGTGGACCAACAAGGCCGACACGTCGGTCTCCGCGACCCGCTTCATCCTGCGCGTGAAGAAGGGCCTGTTTCTCAACGACGAGCCTGACTCCTACACTTACGCGCCCACCGCCATCGAGGCCTCGGACGTCTTCGCGAAGTCCGACGGCCAGACCCGCTCGAAGCACTACGCGAAGCGCCGGGTGATGGACTACGACTACGTCGGCTGGTCGGCCGGCGGCGTCGGCCTGTGGATCGTGCGCAGCAACCACGAGAAGGCGTCCGGCGGCCCGTTCTACCGCTCGCTGCTGCGCCACCAGAGCGCGGACGGCGGTGGCCTGTACGAGATCCTGTACTACGGCCAGAACCAGACCGAGGCCCAGCGTTTCGGCCTCCAGGGCCCGTACGTCATCGCCCTCACGGACGGCGGGGCGCCCTCCTCTTCGCTGTTCCCGGGCACGCTCACCACGTCGTGGGCGGACTCGCTCGGCATGTCCGGGTACGTCGGCGCGAGCGGGCGCGGCAAGGTGGCCGGGGTCGGGATCACGGGCCGGAACACGGCGTACCCGTACACGGTCGGGCTCGCCAACTCGGCGGCGCAGTACTGGGGTTCGGCGCGGGCGTCGGACGGCTGGTTCTCGATCGGGGGTGTGCTGCCGGGCACGTACACGCTGACCGTCTTCAAGGGCGAACTCGGCGTGTACACGGGGTCGGTGACCGTCACGGCCGGAGGCACGACCACCCTCAACACGATCGCCGTACCGTCCTCCAACGACCCGGGCAACGCGAGCGCGATCTGGCGGATCGGTGACTGGAACGGCACGCCGGGCGGGTTCAAGAACGCCGACCTGATGACGTACGCGCATCCCTCCGACGTCCGGGCCGCCGCCTGGACCGGCAACGTGGTGATCGGCAACAACGAGACGGCGTCCTTCCCCTGCTACCTCTGGAAGGACGTCAACAGCGGCCTGCTCGTGTACTTCAGGCTGACCGCCGCTCAGGCTGCCGCCGCGCACACCCTGCGCATCGGCGTGACGACGGCCTACGCCAACGGCAGGCCGCAGATCGGCGTCAACGACTGGACCTCGGCGATCCCCTCCCCGCCCACGCAGCCGGGCACCCGGTCCCTGACCAACGGGTCCTACCGGGGCAACAACCACACGTTCACCTACAGCGTCCCGGCGAGTGCCTGGCTCACGGACACCGGCCAGTACAACGTGCTGCGGATCGACGTGGTGAGCGGTTCGGGGTCGACCGGCTATCTCAGCGCGGGCACGTCGATCGACGCGATCGACCTGCTCGCCTGA
- a CDS encoding family 43 glycosylhydrolase, whose amino-acid sequence MRRAYAALLALCLAIAGALATAGAAQAAPQTITNGTQFADPSGNPVHAHGGGVIKVGSSYYWFGENRNADNTFRYVDAYRSTDLKNWEFRNHVLTESSDPELATANIERPKVMYNAATGKFVMWMHKENGVDYSEARAAVAVSDTIDGNYTWQGSFRPLGQHMSRDITVFVDTDGAGYMISAARENYDLQIYRLTADYTGIASLVADPWHGGHREAPALFKRNGVYFMLTSGATGWGPNQQQYATATSIAGPWTAMTNVGDSTTYGSQTAYVLPVQGSSTTSYLYLGDRWGNSFGGTVNDSRYVWLPLTFPSSTSMSMSWSPEVTIDTATGSISGTSATYNTLTARHSSKCADVTSQSLWQGAQIKQYDCNGGGNQKYWFKSAGSGYYQLMVRNSSLCVQENANTVTQENCNASSTGQQWSVTTTGSFVNIKSRATGECLDVNGASTANSAAVITYTCNGATNQQWTRGT is encoded by the coding sequence ATGAGACGTGCCTACGCCGCTCTGCTGGCCCTCTGCCTGGCCATAGCCGGCGCCCTGGCCACCGCAGGGGCCGCCCAGGCCGCACCCCAGACCATCACCAACGGCACCCAGTTCGCCGACCCTTCGGGTAACCCTGTGCACGCACATGGCGGCGGTGTCATCAAGGTCGGCTCCTCCTACTACTGGTTCGGCGAGAACCGCAACGCCGACAACACCTTCCGGTACGTGGACGCCTACCGCTCCACCGACCTGAAGAACTGGGAGTTCAGGAACCACGTCCTGACCGAGTCCAGTGACCCGGAGCTCGCCACCGCCAACATCGAGCGCCCGAAGGTCATGTACAACGCCGCCACCGGCAAGTTCGTCATGTGGATGCACAAGGAGAACGGCGTCGACTACAGCGAGGCCCGAGCCGCCGTCGCCGTGTCCGACACGATCGACGGCAACTACACCTGGCAGGGCAGCTTCCGCCCGCTCGGGCAGCACATGTCCCGCGACATCACGGTGTTCGTGGACACCGACGGCGCCGGATACATGATCTCCGCCGCCCGCGAGAACTACGACCTGCAGATCTACCGCCTGACCGCCGACTACACCGGCATCGCGAGCCTCGTCGCCGACCCCTGGCACGGCGGCCACCGTGAGGCCCCCGCCCTGTTCAAGCGCAACGGCGTCTACTTCATGCTGACCTCGGGAGCGACCGGCTGGGGCCCGAACCAGCAGCAGTACGCCACGGCCACGAGCATCGCCGGTCCCTGGACGGCGATGACGAACGTCGGCGACTCCACGACGTACGGCTCCCAGACCGCGTACGTCCTCCCGGTACAGGGCAGTTCGACCACCTCGTACCTCTACTTGGGCGACCGCTGGGGCAACTCCTTCGGCGGCACCGTCAACGACTCCCGCTACGTCTGGCTGCCGCTGACCTTCCCTTCCTCGACGTCGATGTCCATGTCCTGGTCCCCGGAGGTCACCATCGACACGGCCACCGGATCGATCAGCGGGACGAGCGCCACGTACAACACGCTGACCGCCCGGCACTCCTCCAAGTGCGCCGACGTCACCAGCCAGTCACTCTGGCAGGGCGCCCAGATCAAGCAGTACGACTGCAACGGCGGCGGCAACCAGAAGTACTGGTTCAAGTCGGCGGGCAGCGGCTACTACCAGCTGATGGTCAGGAACAGCTCCCTGTGCGTCCAGGAGAACGCGAACACGGTCACCCAGGAGAACTGCAACGCCTCCTCGACCGGCCAGCAGTGGTCGGTCACCACCACCGGCTCCTTTGTGAACATCAAGTCCCGCGCGACCGGGGAGTGCCTGGACGTGAACGGCGCGTCCACCGCCAACTCCGCCGCGGTGATCACGTACACGTGCAACGGGGCGACGAACCAGCAGTGGACGCGCGGTACCTGA
- a CDS encoding glycoside hydrolase family 43 protein, with translation MSRDHDLPQVPQVPPAPQAPSRRLLLMGAAAAGALTAASAVPGVAHAAPPKATPYVNPLVQQRADPHIHRHTDGYYYFTATAPEYDRIVLRRSRTLNGLSTAAESVLWRAHPTGDMGAHIWAPELHRIGGKWYIYFAAAPAEDVWQIRIWVLENSHPNPFKGTWVEKGQVKTAWETFSLDATTFTHRGSRYLCWAQHEPGLDNNTGLFLSEMANPWTLTGPQVRLSTPELDWECIGFKVNEGPYALKRNGRIFLTYSASATDHHYCVGMLTVDADADLLDPANWAKSPTPVFTSSERTKQYGPGHNCFTVAEDGRTDVLVYHARQYKDIVGDPLNDPNRHTRIQKLGWNPDGTPNLGIPVADTAAAIAATVKESA, from the coding sequence ATGAGCCGCGATCACGATCTGCCCCAAGTGCCCCAAGTGCCCCCAGCCCCCCAAGCCCCCAGCCGCAGACTGCTGTTGATGGGCGCCGCAGCCGCCGGTGCCCTGACCGCCGCCTCCGCCGTCCCCGGCGTCGCCCACGCCGCACCCCCGAAGGCGACCCCCTACGTGAACCCCCTCGTCCAGCAGCGCGCCGACCCGCACATCCACCGGCACACCGACGGCTACTACTACTTCACGGCCACCGCCCCCGAGTACGACCGCATCGTCCTGCGCCGCTCCCGCACCCTGAACGGCCTGTCCACGGCCGCCGAGTCGGTGCTCTGGCGGGCCCACCCCACCGGCGACATGGGCGCGCACATCTGGGCGCCGGAGCTGCACCGCATCGGCGGCAAGTGGTACATCTACTTCGCCGCCGCGCCCGCCGAGGACGTGTGGCAGATCCGCATCTGGGTCCTGGAGAACTCCCACCCCAACCCCTTCAAGGGCACCTGGGTGGAGAAGGGGCAGGTCAAGACCGCGTGGGAGACCTTCTCCCTCGACGCCACCACCTTCACCCACCGCGGCTCCCGCTACCTCTGCTGGGCACAGCACGAACCGGGGCTGGACAACAACACCGGTCTCTTCCTGTCCGAGATGGCGAACCCGTGGACTCTCACCGGTCCTCAAGTGCGCTTGTCCACGCCGGAGTTGGACTGGGAGTGCATCGGCTTCAAGGTCAACGAGGGTCCGTACGCCCTGAAGCGCAACGGCCGGATCTTCCTGACCTACTCGGCCTCCGCGACCGACCACCACTACTGCGTCGGCATGCTGACCGTCGACGCCGATGCCGACCTGCTGGACCCGGCGAACTGGGCGAAGTCCCCGACCCCCGTCTTCACCAGCAGCGAACGCACCAAGCAGTACGGTCCCGGCCACAACTGCTTCACCGTCGCCGAGGACGGCCGCACCGACGTCCTCGTCTACCACGCCCGCCAGTACAAGGACATCGTCGGCGACCCGCTGAACGACCCCAACCGACACACCCGCATCCAGAAGCTCGGCTGGAACCCGGACGGCACCCCGAACCTCGGCATACCCGTGGCGGACACGGCCGCCGCGATCGCCGCAACCGTCAAGGAGAGTGCGTGA